Proteins encoded within one genomic window of Polynucleobacter duraquae:
- a CDS encoding HlyC/CorC family transporter, which translates to MDTFFDEWPFISQVALVLFLLALSGLFSMAETSMLSSNRHRLRAMAHGGNAGAALAERLLKRMDSLLSVLLISNNLINTILPILVTGIALHIFGDSGLVLSIATLVVALLIIIFSEITPKVIGAAFPEKIASNVGWFILPLTYVLKPLLWFINSFVSRLMKVSGLQASTDNGVMSKEELRSLVLESNRFVSTHHRNILLNLFNLENILVDDVMTPRSKIEVLDLSRPIDEVIEQLETCYHNKLPVCDGDSERIVGILSVKKTLSLLGNAELLHEDFRSLLNEPYFIPSGTPVLQQMQFFQDNQQRLSLVVNEYGEVLGLVTFEDIVEELIGEFTTSFSNLSNDPHWLADGTYLASGTASLRDLNRLLKLDLPLDGPRTLNGLILEKLEAIPDYDVSIRIAGVVMEIVQFDEHGVKTVKLYQPLSQPNQD; encoded by the coding sequence ATGGACACTTTTTTTGATGAATGGCCTTTTATTAGCCAAGTCGCATTAGTCCTATTTTTACTCGCACTATCCGGCTTATTTTCTATGGCCGAAACCAGCATGCTTTCATCCAATCGTCATCGTCTTCGGGCGATGGCTCATGGCGGTAACGCTGGAGCTGCGCTTGCCGAACGACTATTAAAGCGGATGGATTCACTACTTTCAGTATTGCTGATATCCAATAATCTCATCAATACCATCCTACCAATCTTAGTTACCGGCATTGCTTTACATATTTTTGGCGATAGCGGCCTAGTGTTATCAATTGCTACATTGGTTGTTGCACTACTCATCATTATTTTTAGCGAGATCACCCCGAAAGTGATCGGTGCAGCCTTTCCAGAGAAAATTGCGAGCAATGTTGGCTGGTTCATTCTCCCTCTTACCTATGTACTTAAGCCGCTACTCTGGTTTATTAATAGCTTCGTATCAAGGTTGATGAAGGTCTCAGGATTACAAGCGTCGACTGATAACGGGGTGATGAGCAAAGAAGAATTGCGTAGCTTAGTTTTGGAATCTAATCGCTTTGTTTCTACGCATCATCGCAATATCTTGTTAAATCTTTTCAATCTTGAAAATATTTTGGTTGATGATGTGATGACGCCGCGCTCTAAGATCGAAGTGCTAGATCTCTCTCGGCCTATTGACGAGGTAATCGAACAATTAGAAACCTGTTATCACAATAAACTTCCAGTATGTGATGGCGACTCTGAGCGCATTGTTGGAATTCTGTCTGTGAAAAAAACACTCTCATTACTAGGCAATGCAGAGCTTCTTCATGAAGACTTCAGATCTCTACTCAATGAGCCCTACTTCATTCCTAGTGGGACACCCGTTCTTCAGCAAATGCAATTCTTTCAAGATAACCAACAGCGATTAAGCTTAGTAGTAAATGAATATGGCGAAGTCCTTGGTTTAGTCACTTTTGAAGATATCGTTGAAGAACTTATCGGCGAGTTCACCACTTCATTCTCCAATCTTTCTAACGATCCTCATTGGCTAGCTGATGGCACTTACCTTGCTAGCGGTACCGCCTCATTACGAGATTTAAATCGCCTTCTGAAATTGGATCTCCCGCTTGATGGGCCGCGCACCTTAAATGGCCTGATCCTAGAAAAGCTCGAAGCAATTCCTGATTACGATGTCAGCATTCGAATTGCTGGCGTAGTGATGGAAATCGTACAGTTTGATGAGCATGGCGTAAAAACAGTGAAGCTATATCAACCCCTTTCTCAACCGAATCAAGATTGA
- a CDS encoding methylated-DNA--[protein]-cysteine S-methyltransferase: MISKIDYLPPDVALIPPGNALAKTFSKQCAQYFNDASSTFDVPLKPAGTAHQQKVWNTTLGIEAGKTITYGEIAKKIKSGPRAVGTACGANPYPLVTPCHRVVSAQGLGGFMKEDSPGFYRQIKIWLLKHEGAL; encoded by the coding sequence ATGATCTCAAAAATCGATTATCTGCCGCCAGATGTTGCCTTGATTCCTCCAGGAAATGCGTTAGCAAAAACTTTCTCAAAACAGTGTGCCCAATACTTTAATGACGCTTCATCAACATTTGATGTTCCGCTCAAGCCTGCTGGAACAGCCCACCAGCAAAAAGTCTGGAATACCACTCTAGGCATTGAGGCGGGAAAGACAATCACCTATGGTGAGATTGCAAAAAAGATTAAAAGCGGACCTCGTGCCGTTGGGACTGCTTGCGGAGCCAATCCTTACCCGTTGGTGACCCCGTGCCATAGAGTAGTTTCTGCACAAGGTCTTGGGGGTTTTATGAAGGAAGATAGCCCAGGTTTTTATCGCCAGATCAAAATTTGGCTCTTAAAGCATGAGGGTGCGCTCTAA
- a CDS encoding squalene/phytoene synthase family protein, translated as MNSAIHLTENLNSDLAYQKAILGSVSRTFALTIPLLPPAIEVVVGNTYLLCRIVDTIEDAAELNPAEKQRLSKLFLEATLGTIPVASFVSPCLDALRGYSNVDELDLIAHTPTVLRILHTFPDRDQAAINRCVSIMSDGMSHFHNRQTQAGLKDLAEFEKYCYVVAGVVGELLTDIFSHYSPEFAKRIQGHEQLAIAFGQALQMTNILKDSPEDHARGVSWKPAKMSQAELLKIAHKKLQDSMSYIILLPENEIGMRRFCFLAFGLAVMTLEKIASREEFSNRSEMKLSRNSVWIFYAFTKIAAGNTFLMKSFFSAASKQLRKLSARNY; from the coding sequence GTGAATTCAGCCATCCACCTTACAGAGAACCTCAATAGCGATTTAGCCTATCAAAAGGCGATTTTAGGTTCTGTATCGCGTACTTTTGCGCTCACAATCCCTCTATTGCCACCAGCAATTGAAGTAGTGGTCGGCAACACCTATTTACTGTGTCGTATTGTCGACACCATCGAGGATGCGGCTGAACTCAATCCAGCAGAAAAGCAGCGCTTATCTAAGCTATTTTTAGAGGCAACGTTAGGAACTATTCCAGTAGCATCATTTGTAAGCCCCTGCCTAGATGCCTTAAGGGGCTATTCCAATGTTGATGAGCTTGATTTGATCGCGCATACCCCTACTGTTCTTCGCATTTTGCACACTTTCCCAGATAGGGATCAAGCTGCCATTAATCGCTGTGTTTCGATTATGTCTGATGGTATGTCCCATTTTCATAATCGACAAACGCAAGCGGGACTAAAAGATCTCGCAGAATTTGAAAAGTATTGCTATGTAGTAGCCGGCGTAGTGGGAGAGTTGCTCACAGACATCTTTAGCCATTATTCCCCTGAGTTTGCAAAACGCATTCAAGGTCATGAGCAGTTAGCCATCGCTTTTGGTCAAGCCTTACAAATGACTAATATTCTGAAAGACTCACCGGAGGACCATGCACGTGGAGTCTCCTGGAAGCCAGCGAAGATGAGCCAAGCAGAGCTTCTAAAGATTGCCCACAAAAAACTTCAAGACTCAATGAGCTACATTATTTTGCTTCCGGAAAATGAAATAGGTATGAGACGCTTCTGCTTTCTAGCCTTTGGGCTTGCCGTCATGACGCTTGAAAAAATTGCTAGTAGAGAAGAATTTAGCAATCGGTCTGAGATGAAGCTTTCTAGAAATTCCGTTTGGATTTTCTATGCCTTCACGAAGATTGCGGCCGGGAATACATTCTTGATGAAATCCTTCTTTTCTGCAGCATCTAAGCAACTCAGAAAACTCTCGGCAAGGAATTATTAG
- a CDS encoding sodium:solute symporter family protein has protein sequence MLIWFVIIYWVVSVGIGLWAALRVKNTADFAAAGHSLPLPIVTATVFATWFGSEAVLGIPATFLKEGLGGIVSDPFGSSLCLILVGLFFARHLYNRRMLTIGDFFREKYGRTVEVLVTLCIVVSYLGWVSAQIKALGLVFNVVSDGSITQTAGMLIGAGSVLIYTLFGGMWSVAITDFIQMIIIVVGMLYIGGEMTTQAGGMGIVFDHALAAGQFSNFWPDMNLASILGFTAALCTMMLGSIPQQDVFQRITSSKNVNIAVQAALLGGVLYFVFAFVPLYLAYSATIISPTLVKQYIDTDPQMILPKLILNHAPLIAQVMFFGALLSAIKSCASATLLAPSVTFAENIVRGFFKHLSDQDLLKIMRITVLCFTVAVTFFAINSELSIFKMVENAYKVTLVAAFVPLAFGVYWSRANSLGGLLAVLGGLVTWIGCEIIAPTAILPPQLAGLLASIIGMLLGGLMVRPRSISSSEALDK, from the coding sequence ATGTTGATTTGGTTTGTCATCATCTATTGGGTGGTTTCTGTAGGCATTGGCCTATGGGCTGCGCTACGAGTCAAAAACACTGCTGACTTTGCTGCGGCAGGTCATAGCCTTCCTTTGCCTATTGTTACTGCAACCGTATTTGCTACTTGGTTTGGCTCAGAGGCGGTTTTAGGTATTCCTGCAACCTTCCTAAAGGAGGGTTTAGGAGGAATCGTATCTGACCCCTTTGGCTCATCTTTATGCCTCATATTAGTTGGCCTGTTTTTTGCTCGTCACCTCTATAACCGTCGAATGCTCACTATCGGTGATTTCTTTAGGGAGAAATACGGTCGTACCGTTGAGGTGCTGGTTACCCTTTGTATTGTGGTTTCTTATTTAGGCTGGGTTTCAGCTCAAATTAAAGCCCTCGGCTTGGTCTTTAATGTAGTTTCCGACGGCAGTATCACGCAAACGGCTGGTATGTTGATTGGTGCTGGGAGTGTGCTGATTTATACATTGTTTGGCGGCATGTGGTCGGTAGCCATAACCGATTTCATTCAAATGATCATCATTGTGGTGGGCATGCTCTACATTGGTGGGGAGATGACAACCCAAGCGGGCGGGATGGGTATAGTTTTTGATCATGCACTTGCAGCAGGTCAATTTTCTAATTTTTGGCCTGATATGAACCTTGCTTCCATTCTGGGTTTTACTGCGGCTTTGTGCACCATGATGTTGGGTTCCATTCCCCAGCAAGATGTCTTTCAGCGGATTACCTCCTCTAAGAACGTCAATATTGCAGTTCAGGCAGCATTATTGGGTGGAGTCTTGTATTTCGTATTTGCTTTTGTGCCGCTATACCTGGCCTATTCAGCAACCATCATTAGCCCTACTTTGGTAAAGCAGTACATAGACACTGACCCACAAATGATTTTGCCTAAGCTGATCTTGAATCATGCTCCATTGATTGCGCAGGTGATGTTTTTCGGTGCCTTACTGTCGGCAATTAAGAGTTGTGCCAGTGCCACTTTGTTAGCGCCCTCTGTCACTTTCGCTGAAAATATTGTGCGAGGGTTTTTTAAGCATTTATCTGATCAAGACTTACTGAAGATTATGCGAATCACCGTTCTATGCTTCACGGTGGCAGTAACCTTTTTTGCGATTAATTCAGAGCTGTCTATTTTTAAGATGGTTGAAAATGCCTACAAGGTCACGCTAGTAGCAGCTTTTGTGCCACTGGCATTTGGCGTGTATTGGTCAAGAGCAAATTCTTTGGGTGGCTTATTGGCTGTTTTAGGGGGGTTAGTGACGTGGATTGGCTGCGAAATCATTGCTCCGACAGCAATCCTACCCCCTCAATTGGCTGGCCTTTTGGCCAGCATTATCGGCATGCTATTGGGTGGATTAATGGTAAGACCAAGGTCAATATCAAGCTCAGAAGCATTGGATAAGTAG
- a CDS encoding 2-dehydropantoate 2-reductase — MKICVIGGGGAIGGYLAVMLARAGNDVTVVARGATLAAIKERGLALIMDDQPEPLVAQVKAVEKIRDAETPDVVILAVKAHQVEPVIEDLAAIMGPETILIPMQNGIPWWYFQKLGGDYQDHSVETVDAGGVAKNAINPNNIIGCVVYPATFTQAPGVIRHVEGNRFPLGELDGNQTERIQKVSEMMSAAGFKSPILEDIRSEIWLKLWGNMTFNPISSLTHGTLEGICQYPLTKELARNMMAEAQTIAEKLGVTFRVDIERRIAGAEKVGKHKTSMLQDLEAGRSLEIDALLGSVIELGQITKIPTPCLNTVFALTKYLDENVQASKGSLALPSVSGY; from the coding sequence ATGAAAATCTGTGTGATCGGTGGAGGGGGTGCGATTGGCGGCTATCTTGCTGTCATGTTGGCACGAGCCGGTAATGACGTTACGGTAGTCGCGCGTGGCGCCACCTTGGCTGCAATCAAAGAGCGCGGCCTTGCATTAATTATGGACGACCAACCTGAGCCTTTAGTAGCGCAGGTAAAAGCAGTTGAAAAAATTCGGGATGCCGAAACACCAGACGTGGTGATTTTGGCGGTGAAAGCCCACCAGGTTGAGCCAGTCATTGAAGATCTTGCTGCAATCATGGGCCCAGAAACAATCTTAATTCCGATGCAAAACGGAATTCCTTGGTGGTATTTCCAGAAGTTGGGTGGCGACTATCAGGATCACTCTGTTGAGACGGTTGATGCGGGTGGTGTTGCCAAGAATGCAATCAATCCCAATAACATCATTGGTTGCGTAGTGTATCCAGCAACCTTTACACAAGCTCCAGGTGTGATTCGTCACGTTGAAGGCAATCGCTTTCCTTTAGGCGAGTTGGACGGTAATCAGACCGAGCGTATTCAGAAGGTATCTGAAATGATGTCGGCAGCTGGATTCAAGTCACCTATCTTGGAAGATATTCGCTCTGAGATTTGGTTGAAATTGTGGGGCAACATGACTTTTAATCCCATCAGCTCTCTGACTCATGGAACATTGGAAGGCATTTGCCAATATCCACTTACTAAAGAGTTGGCTCGCAATATGATGGCTGAAGCACAAACTATTGCTGAGAAGTTGGGTGTTACTTTTCGTGTGGACATTGAACGTCGTATTGCTGGTGCAGAAAAAGTTGGCAAACATAAGACCTCTATGTTGCAGGACTTGGAAGCAGGCCGTAGTTTGGAGATTGATGCTTTGTTAGGTTCTGTAATTGAGCTTGGCCAGATTACCAAAATACCAACACCATGCCTCAATACAGTCTTTGCTTTAACAAAGTACCTTGATGAGAATGTCCAAGCCTCTAAAGGCAGCTTGGCATTACCATCTGTCTCTGGTTACTAA